In the Phaseolus vulgaris cultivar G19833 chromosome 7, P. vulgaris v2.0, whole genome shotgun sequence genome, one interval contains:
- the LOC137829923 gene encoding E3 ubiquitin protein ligase DRIP2-like, whose protein sequence is MVSSQVVKVKRNTLRPCMTCPLCHNLYKDATTISLCLHTFCRKCIYDKLSDEEMDCCPVCNIDLGCLPVEKLRPDHNLQDIRAKIFPFRRKKIKAQEPLSSISLPTKRKERSLSSLVVSAPKVSMQPGFTGKRTKTSTRKAAALRGCSFLLEESIKKEETNGEDNTDSFMAEPSKKHKPNEDKENSVEHAEGKVDLWTPLNCLVEAANRTKSSRSNSQATAVAKLESLVTPHGGQNIPEITTKTDLPASVQSELNIPKSKNKDTGHKTLFGDDKDANSLPSGPVKRRRLRPAGQKRVAASEMSASSPAPLNATGSKSNRKNSPIWFSLVASEDQKGDVPLPQISACYLRIKDGTVPVSFIQKYLVKKLNLSSEAEVEIMCRGQTVLPSLQLHNLVDLWFRTASTSKRIPASVGSSAKDFVMVLSYCRKALSS, encoded by the exons ATGGTGTCGAGCCAGGTAGTGAAAGTGAAGAGAAATACGCTACGACCATGCATGACATGCCCTCTCTGCCATAACTTATACAAAGATGCCACCACCATCTCTCTCTGCCTTCACACCT TTTGCAGGAAGTGCATATATGATAAACTATCGGATGAGGAGATGGATTGCTGTCCTGTGTGCAACATTGATTTAGGCTGCCTTCCGGTGGAAAAGCTCAG GCCAGACCATAATTTGCAAGATATAAGGGCAAAAATTTTCCCGTTTAGAAGAAAAAAGATCAAGGCCCAGGAACCTTTGTCTTCAATATCATTGCCAACTAAAAGGAAGGAAAGATCACTTTCATCATTGGTAGTCAGTGCCCCCAAAGTTTCAATGCAACCCGGCTTTACAGGAAAGAGAACTAAAACCAGTACAAGAAAGGCTGCTGCTTTACGTGGATGCAGTTTTCTTCTTGAAGAATCCATAAAGAAGGAAGAAACAAATGGTGAAGATAATACG GATTCTTTCATGGCTGAGCCTTCTAAAAAGCATAAGCCTAATGAAGATAAAGAGAACAGTGTGGAACATGCAGAAGGGAAGGTTGATCTCTGGACACCACTGAACTGTCTTGTTGAAGCTGCCAACAGAACAAAGTCCTCCAGGTCAAATTCACAAGCAACTGCTGTTGCCAAATTAGAGTCCCTAGTTACTCCTCATGGTGGACAAAATATACCTGAAATTACAACCAAAACAGACCTACCTGCTTCTGTCCAGAGTGAACTAAACATTCCAAAATCCAAAAATAAGGATACTGGACATAAAACATTATTTGGGGACGACAAGGATGCAAACAGCTTGCCTTCAGGACCAGTGAAGAGAAGAAGGTTGCGTCCTGCTGGTCAGAAAAGAGTTGCAGCATCTGAGATGTCTGCCTCATCCCCAGCTCCACTAAATGCAACAGGGAGCAAAAGCAATAGAAAAAACAGTCCTATTTGGTTTTCATTGGTTGCTTCAGAGGACCA GAAAGGAGATGTTCCCTTGCCACAGATCTCAGCATGTTATTTAAGAATAAA GGATGGTACTGTGCCCGTCTCATTTATTCAAAAGTACCTTGTGAAGAAACTTAATCTTTCCAGTGAAGCAGAG GTGGAAATAATGTGTCGGGGTCAGACAGTGCTCCCATCATTACAACTGCATAATTTAGTAGATCTATGGTTCCGGACAGCCTCAACCTCAAAGAGGATACCAGCATCAGTAGGGTCCTCAGCCAAAGATTTTGTGATGGTTTTATCGTATTGTCGAAAGGCCTTGTCCTCTTGA